The following proteins are co-located in the Rippkaea orientalis PCC 8801 genome:
- a CDS encoding non-ribosomal peptide synthetase, whose product MNINLNNNFNELVNESSNNEDLFVFPTSFTQERLWLLEQINDQTFSYVSPLVLQIQGYLKTAILEKALQELIDRHEILRTIFIALEDRPCQAIFPDYSLPLAIVDLQSISETEQNNKVHQIVKEEIYLPFNWEKSPPLRVKLLCLSPQSHILILAMHHIITDGWSMGILIDELSKIYYAFSQGQPSPFPDLSIQYGDFAQWQREWFTEETLQVHLQYWKKQLASAPPLVELPTDFPRPPIQTFQGAGYQVQLPSLLVEHLKNFSQSQGISLFTLFFTALKILLYKWTGQSDLVVGTVVAGRDRAEIEPLIGCFMNFLALRSQLTDEQTLLEVIKQESQTILDAYSHQECPFEKVVETINPKRHLNHNPVYNIALLLQNFPIPPFFDPSLTVEPFPISHNSASLDLRFVVEEDLAGTTFLGCEYSTDLFELTTIQRLLSYFQEILQALVEYPNQKLQDLSIITESEREQILIQWNQTHRDYPLNQTLHQLIESQVTKSPDAIAVVFEDQSLTYTQLNEQANQLAHYLVELGVKPNTLVGICVERSLEIVIGLLGILKAGGAYVPFDPDYPQERLAYMLEDSQVGILLTQDSLVPTLPRSQAHLVCLDRDWPVIAHEKVTNPPLLTTPENLAYVIYTSGSTGKPKGAMNTHKGIVNRLLWMQEAYSLDASDRILQKTPFSFDVSVWEFFWPLLTGARLIMAQPGGHRDSGYLVKIIQEQGITTLHFVPSMLQIFLEESAVCDCISLKRVICSGEALPFDLQERFFERLECELHNLYGPTEAAIDVSYWQCFPHHPLKKVPIGRPVANTQLYVLDSYLKPVPLGATGELHIGGVQVAQGYWNRPELTAEKFIQNPFDSHPSSKLYKTGDLCRYLPDGNLEYLGRIDHQVKIRGFRIELGEIESVLISHPDIRESLVMAREDQLGNKRLVAYLVSHLVPDRLHYVKSCQLEVNGRIHGIKSQDISIKGLGIADIAFKLAINEQVRIQILLPNQESPTWLSGRVIWYQDHHAGIQWTLTEEESVNVQQSYQFLQEELGIIAIVQRSLSQGLIKYLQDKLPDYMLPSTFVLLEQFPLTPNGKVDRRALPAPERVKWNDIREEIAPRNETEEKIAQVWQEVLGVSVSMNDNFFETGGNSLLATQVMSRLRKTYQMDLPLRILFEHSTVEALANYVATLQWIGDDSSKTTTLQEDWETGEL is encoded by the coding sequence ATGAATATTAATTTAAACAATAACTTTAATGAATTAGTTAATGAGAGTTCTAATAATGAAGATCTCTTTGTTTTTCCCACTTCATTTACCCAAGAACGATTGTGGTTACTAGAACAAATCAACGACCAAACATTCAGTTATGTTTCTCCCTTAGTTTTGCAAATTCAAGGATATCTGAAAACGGCTATTTTAGAAAAAGCTTTACAAGAATTAATTGACCGACATGAAATTTTAAGAACAATTTTCATTGCCTTGGAAGATCGTCCTTGTCAAGCCATTTTTCCAGATTATTCTTTGCCATTAGCGATTGTTGATCTTCAGTCTATCTCTGAAACAGAACAAAACAATAAAGTACATCAAATCGTCAAAGAGGAAATTTATTTACCCTTTAATTGGGAAAAATCTCCTCCGTTACGGGTTAAGTTATTGTGTTTGTCTCCTCAATCTCATATTCTCATATTGGCGATGCATCACATTATTACTGATGGCTGGTCTATGGGAATTTTGATTGATGAGTTGTCTAAAATCTACTATGCTTTTTCTCAAGGGCAACCTTCTCCTTTCCCAGATTTATCTATTCAATATGGCGATTTTGCTCAATGGCAACGGGAATGGTTCACTGAAGAAACCCTTCAAGTTCATCTACAATATTGGAAGAAGCAATTAGCATCAGCTCCTCCTCTGGTTGAATTACCAACGGATTTTCCCCGTCCTCCTATTCAAACATTTCAAGGTGCAGGTTATCAAGTTCAATTACCCTCTCTATTAGTAGAACATCTGAAGAATTTCAGTCAAAGTCAAGGGATAAGTTTATTTACATTGTTTTTCACTGCCCTCAAGATTTTACTTTATAAATGGACGGGTCAATCAGACTTAGTGGTAGGAACTGTAGTAGCAGGACGCGATAGAGCCGAAATTGAACCATTAATTGGGTGTTTTATGAATTTTTTGGCTTTGCGATCTCAGCTAACGGATGAGCAAACTCTGTTAGAAGTAATTAAACAAGAAAGTCAAACGATTTTAGACGCTTATTCCCATCAAGAATGTCCCTTTGAAAAGGTTGTTGAAACGATTAACCCTAAACGTCACCTCAATCATAATCCCGTTTATAATATTGCTCTTTTACTACAAAATTTTCCAATACCTCCGTTTTTTGATCCTAGCTTAACAGTTGAACCTTTTCCAATAAGTCATAATTCAGCCTCGCTGGATTTAAGATTTGTTGTTGAAGAAGATTTAGCAGGAACAACTTTTCTCGGTTGTGAATATAGCACCGATCTGTTTGAGCTGACCACGATTCAACGATTATTGAGTTATTTTCAAGAAATATTGCAAGCTTTAGTTGAGTATCCTAATCAAAAGCTTCAGGATCTATCTATCATTACAGAATCCGAGCGTGAACAAATTTTGATACAATGGAATCAAACCCATCGAGATTATCCTCTTAATCAAACTCTTCACCAATTAATAGAATCTCAAGTTACTAAAAGCCCTGATGCTATTGCAGTTGTTTTTGAAGATCAATCTTTAACTTATACTCAACTTAATGAACAAGCCAATCAGTTAGCACATTATTTAGTGGAATTGGGTGTTAAACCTAATACTTTAGTAGGGATTTGTGTCGAACGTTCCTTAGAAATAGTGATCGGATTATTGGGGATTCTTAAAGCAGGGGGAGCTTATGTTCCTTTTGATCCTGATTATCCCCAAGAACGGCTTGCCTATATGTTAGAAGATTCCCAAGTTGGGATTTTGTTAACCCAGGATTCTTTAGTCCCTACTTTGCCCCGTTCTCAAGCCCATCTGGTTTGTTTAGATAGAGATTGGCCGGTTATTGCTCATGAAAAAGTCACCAATCCCCCGTTGTTAACAACACCAGAAAATTTAGCCTATGTGATTTATACCTCTGGTTCAACTGGAAAACCCAAAGGCGCGATGAATACCCATAAAGGGATTGTGAATCGTCTATTATGGATGCAGGAAGCCTATTCGTTAGATGCAAGTGATCGCATTTTACAAAAAACTCCCTTTAGTTTTGATGTGTCCGTCTGGGAATTTTTCTGGCCATTACTAACCGGCGCGCGACTGATCATGGCTCAACCAGGAGGACACCGAGATAGTGGCTATTTAGTGAAAATTATCCAGGAACAAGGCATTACGACCCTCCACTTTGTGCCCTCAATGTTACAAATTTTCTTAGAAGAATCAGCCGTTTGTGACTGTATATCTCTTAAGCGAGTGATCTGTAGTGGCGAAGCCTTACCTTTCGATCTTCAAGAGCGATTTTTTGAACGTCTTGAGTGCGAATTACACAATCTTTACGGACCAACAGAAGCAGCTATTGATGTTAGTTACTGGCAATGTTTTCCCCATCATCCTCTTAAAAAAGTCCCCATTGGTCGTCCAGTAGCTAATACACAGCTATATGTCTTAGATAGCTATCTTAAGCCTGTTCCTCTCGGAGCTACGGGAGAATTACATATTGGTGGCGTACAAGTTGCACAGGGTTATTGGAATCGACCGGAATTGACGGCTGAAAAATTTATCCAAAATCCTTTTGATAGTCATCCATCCTCAAAACTCTACAAAACTGGCGATTTATGCCGCTATTTACCCGATGGCAACTTGGAGTATTTGGGACGTATTGACCATCAGGTAAAAATCCGAGGGTTTAGAATTGAACTTGGGGAAATTGAATCTGTCTTGATCAGTCATCCTGATATACGGGAGAGCTTGGTCATGGCTAGGGAAGACCAATTAGGGAACAAACGACTGGTCGCTTATTTAGTTTCCCATCTTGTCCCCGATCGCTTACACTATGTCAAGTCTTGTCAACTCGAAGTTAATGGACGAATCCACGGGATTAAAAGTCAAGATATTTCAATAAAAGGCTTGGGAATTGCCGATATTGCTTTTAAATTAGCGATCAATGAACAAGTGAGAATCCAGATTCTATTACCCAATCAAGAAAGTCCAACTTGGTTATCAGGACGAGTCATTTGGTATCAAGACCATCACGCAGGCATTCAATGGACACTGACAGAGGAAGAATCTGTCAACGTTCAACAAAGCTATCAATTCCTTCAAGAAGAATTAGGGATAATCGCTATCGTACAGCGTAGTTTGAGCCAAGGATTAATCAAATATCTCCAAGACAAACTCCCTGACTATATGCTCCCTAGTACTTTTGTTTTATTAGAGCAATTTCCCTTAACCCCCAATGGTAAAGTTGACCGTCGTGCTCTTCCTGCCCCAGAGAGGGTAAAATGGAATGATATTAGGGAAGAAATTGCTCCTCGTAATGAAACAGAAGAGAAAATTGCTCAAGTTTGGCAAGAGGTTTTAGGGGTTTCAGTCAGTATGAATGACAACTTCTTTGAAACAGGAGGGAATTCTCTACTGGCTACCCAAGTAATGTCCCGTCTTCGCAAAACTTATCAGATGGATTTACCCCTGAGAATTCTTTTTGAACATTCTACTGTTGAAGCCTTGGCTAATTATGTGGCAACCTTGCAATGGATAGGGGATGACTCATCAAAAACAACAACCCTTCAAGAAGATTGGGAGACCGGAGAATTATGA
- a CDS encoding non-ribosomal peptide synthetase → MKNSENSSSNLSLEQKRKLLAQLLQEKLNQDNASIPLSWGQKALWFLYKIAPDSAAYNIAFSVRIRSVVNVSCLNHACQKLIDRHPILRIKIKEKEGQPVQEIQNNQPVNFQEIDASQWEWEQLKEQVTITYKKPFNLEHDPVLRVHLFRRSETDYIFLLTVHHIACDGWSLWLMLDELRQLYTAEKEDKLISLPPIKSSYHNFVKLQNEKITGETGEKLWHYWHNQLGGELPVLNLPTDYPRPPIQTYYGDSYSFKINQELTQKLKFLAKTNQTTLFVVLLSAFQILLHRYTRQDDILVGSPIIARNDATFNDLVGYLVNTAVLRSNLSGNPTFRSFLGQVKQTVLEAIAYQDYPFSLLVEKLQPKRDLSYSPLFQAEFVLQTPQKSQELLSLLTTEEVYKSVNWGELILETFPIKQQEGQVDLTLELLNAKECLCGSFKYKTDLFQVDTIERMSGHFQVLLEGIVNNPQEEIGKLPLLTEGEKQKILVEWNDTRSDYSQDKCIHQLFEEQVAKTPDAVAVVYEEQQLTYQELNQKANQLAHYLHKLGIKPDTLVGICVERSLEMIIGLLGILKAGGAYVPIDPNYPAERISHIINDSQIHLLLTQKLLRENIPENQAKLILIDCSNSAFLEESTQNLACQSQTDNLAYVIYTSGSTGKPKGVLINHANVTRLFLATQDWYQFNAKDVWTLFHSYAFDFSVWELWGGLFYGGRVVIVPYFVSRSPEEFYQLLHREQVTVLNQTPSAFQQLIRVDEKSDYQTKLNLRLVIFGGEALDIPSLKPWFDKYGDCQPQLVNMYGITETTVHVTYRPITQADVFSSSSVIGIPIPDLQVYILDQNLQPVPIGVPGEMCVGGDGVSRGYLNRPELTAEKFILHPFSNHPEERLYRSGDFARYLPNGDIEYIGRIDHQVKIRGFRIELGEIESILSIHPDIQESVVIAREDQPGNKRLVAYLVSKLIPERLHYVKACQLEIKGKTYPVESEDFSVGGMGLGKIPVELGINDPVKVQIQLPGQESPSWLSGKVIWYRDNHGGIEWTLTSQESERVKQSYQLIKEELGVIASLQRSLSQGLREYLKEKLPDYMVPSAFVLLEKLPLTPNGKIDRKALPAPDWSNRGQEDYIAPQTPNQEILASIWQNVLPKEKIGVKDNFFELGGHSLLATQVISRIRETFSLDLPIRSVFENPTLEELAQEIENSQKVEINPIIPINRAENLTLSFAQQRLWFLDQLEGENATYNIPGALKLEGSLKIEALEKSLNQIIKRHESLRTRFKTVNGEAVQIIDPEGQINLKMITLESLDESEKKSQTQSLIKQEAEKPFNLSQDRLIRASLIKLGSESHILLITMHHIISDGWSMGVFVQELTSCYSGYGQGKETQLKPLSIQYADFAVWQREWLCGENLQKQLNYWKKKLTGLPPLIELPTDHPRPPIQSFQGSHISFNLTSEMSEKLKQMSQQTGVTLFMTLLTAFSILLSRYSRQEDIAIGSPIANRNRAEIEPLIGFFVNTLVMRVNLEDNPTVEELLKQVRKTCLEAYSHQDVPFEKLVEEVKPERNMSHSPLFQVMFVLQNAPDEELSLPGLTVSPVEIEYNIAKFDLTLSMAETEKGLAGDWEYNTDLFERKTIERMIGHFQVLLEGIVNHPQEKIGQLPLLTEAEKQQILGEWNDTKADYPKEKCIHQLFEEQVERTPDAVAVVYEDQQLTYLQLNQKANQLAHYLIKFGVKPDTLVGICVERSLEMVMGLLGILKAGGAYVPIDPNYPAERIEYMLKDSAVSILLTQERLVKELPETQAQMICLDKDWLTISQENPNNCLSQVNAKNLAYIIYTSGSTGNPKGVMIEHNSLVNFRTTAIEKYQFTVEDRILQFSSISFDAASEEIYPCLTIGATLVLRTQEILTGGIGLLEQCRKCQLTILDLPTAFWYQIVSELSMTKNRFPETLRLIIVGGEAVTTEHIQTWIAWTENTPQLVNSYGPTEATVVSTIWLLESSEVGLSVPIGRPLANIQTYILDPNLKPVPIGVAGELHIGGDGLARGYLNRPELTAEKFIPNPFDPTRQSKLYKSGDLCRYSPDGNIEYIGRIDHQVKIRGFRIELGEIESLLSTHPEIRESVVILREHEPGNKRLVAYLVSNLIPERLHYAKPCQLEINSRSYSVQSEDFSVGGMGLAKIPVELGINDPVKVQIQLPGQETPRWLSGKVIWYRDRHTGIEWILTPAEKKIVEQSYQLLKEELGIMATLQRSLSQGLRRYLKEKLPDYMIPSAFVLLEKLPLTPNGKIDRKALPAPDWSGRRNEKDFVIPSSPIEEVLATIWREILKVEQISMNDNFFELGGHSLLATQIMSRIRDKFNIQMALRQIFESPTIAELAQVVETLQTQEVEIKVPAITPVSRQVRRIKRASLESS, encoded by the coding sequence ATGAAAAACTCAGAAAATTCGTCATCGAACCTGTCATTAGAACAAAAGCGAAAACTTTTAGCTCAACTTCTTCAAGAAAAATTGAATCAAGATAATGCTTCAATTCCTTTATCCTGGGGGCAAAAAGCCTTATGGTTTCTTTATAAAATTGCTCCTGATAGTGCTGCCTATAATATTGCTTTTTCAGTTCGCATTCGTTCTGTTGTAAATGTTAGTTGTCTTAACCATGCTTGCCAAAAACTGATTGATAGACATCCAATACTTCGGATTAAGATTAAGGAAAAAGAAGGTCAACCTGTTCAGGAAATTCAGAATAATCAACCAGTTAATTTTCAAGAAATTGATGCGTCTCAGTGGGAGTGGGAACAACTAAAAGAACAAGTAACGATTACTTATAAAAAACCTTTTAATTTAGAACATGATCCAGTTCTGCGAGTCCATTTATTTCGTCGTTCTGAAACTGATTATATTTTTCTATTAACAGTACATCATATTGCTTGCGACGGGTGGTCATTGTGGCTAATGTTAGACGAATTACGACAATTATATACTGCAGAAAAAGAAGACAAGCTAATATCACTACCCCCGATTAAATCATCTTACCACAATTTTGTTAAGCTTCAAAACGAAAAAATCACAGGAGAAACAGGAGAAAAACTCTGGCATTATTGGCATAATCAACTAGGAGGTGAATTACCCGTTCTCAATCTTCCCACTGATTATCCTCGTCCTCCGATACAAACTTATTATGGAGATTCGTATTCCTTTAAAATCAATCAAGAATTAACTCAAAAACTAAAATTTTTGGCCAAAACCAATCAAACTACCCTATTTGTTGTTTTATTATCAGCCTTTCAAATATTACTGCATCGCTACACAAGACAAGACGATATTTTAGTTGGTTCTCCCATAATAGCAAGAAACGACGCTACATTTAATGATTTAGTTGGATATTTAGTCAATACAGCTGTTTTACGTTCTAATCTTTCTGGCAATCCTACTTTTCGTTCGTTTCTTGGACAAGTCAAGCAAACAGTTTTAGAGGCAATTGCGTATCAAGATTATCCATTTTCTCTATTAGTTGAAAAACTACAACCTAAACGAGATTTAAGTTATTCTCCCTTATTTCAAGCTGAATTTGTCTTACAAACTCCCCAAAAATCTCAAGAATTACTATCTCTATTAACCACCGAAGAAGTTTATAAATCGGTAAACTGGGGAGAATTAATATTAGAAACATTTCCTATAAAGCAACAGGAAGGTCAAGTTGATTTAACATTAGAATTATTAAATGCAAAAGAATGTTTATGCGGATCTTTTAAATATAAAACAGATTTATTTCAAGTAGATACCATCGAAAGAATGAGCGGACACTTTCAAGTCCTATTAGAAGGAATAGTTAATAATCCTCAAGAAGAAATTGGAAAATTACCCCTATTAACCGAAGGAGAAAAGCAAAAGATCTTAGTGGAATGGAATGATACAAGATCGGACTATTCTCAAGATAAATGTATCCATCAATTATTTGAAGAACAAGTAGCAAAGACTCCTGATGCAGTAGCGGTAGTTTATGAAGAACAACAATTAACCTATCAAGAACTCAATCAAAAAGCCAATCAATTGGCACATTATTTACATAAATTAGGGATTAAACCTGATACCTTAGTAGGGATATGTGTTGAGCGTTCATTAGAGATGATTATTGGGTTATTGGGAATATTGAAAGCGGGAGGAGCTTATGTACCTATTGACCCCAATTATCCAGCCGAGCGGATTAGTCATATCATTAATGATTCTCAAATCCATCTATTACTAACTCAAAAGTTACTTAGAGAAAACATCCCAGAAAACCAAGCTAAGCTTATCTTAATAGATTGTAGTAATTCAGCTTTTTTAGAAGAAAGTACACAGAACTTAGCTTGTCAAAGTCAAACCGATAATCTAGCTTATGTAATCTATACTTCAGGCTCTACTGGAAAACCCAAAGGAGTTTTAATTAATCATGCCAATGTAACGCGATTATTTTTAGCTACTCAGGACTGGTATCAGTTTAATGCCAAAGATGTATGGACACTTTTCCATTCTTATGCCTTTGATTTTTCTGTTTGGGAGCTATGGGGAGGATTATTTTATGGTGGTCGTGTTGTCATTGTTCCTTACTTTGTCAGTCGTTCACCTGAAGAATTTTATCAATTACTCCACCGAGAACAAGTAACAGTTCTTAATCAAACTCCTTCCGCTTTTCAGCAATTAATTAGAGTAGATGAAAAGTCTGACTATCAAACAAAATTAAACTTACGTTTGGTTATTTTTGGAGGTGAAGCTTTAGATATTCCAAGTTTAAAACCCTGGTTTGATAAATATGGTGATTGTCAGCCTCAGCTAGTCAATATGTATGGTATCACTGAAACAACTGTTCATGTGACCTATCGTCCCATCACTCAAGCTGATGTTTTCAGTAGCAGTAGCGTGATTGGTATTCCGATTCCTGACTTACAAGTCTATATTCTTGATCAAAATCTACAACCCGTTCCCATTGGAGTACCAGGAGAAATGTGTGTGGGGGGAGATGGAGTCAGTAGAGGTTATTTGAACCGTCCTGAATTAACGGCAGAAAAATTTATTCTTCATCCCTTTAGCAATCATCCAGAAGAACGTTTATATCGCTCAGGAGATTTCGCTCGTTATTTGCCTAATGGAGACATCGAATACATCGGAAGAATCGACCACCAAGTCAAAATACGAGGATTTAGAATCGAACTAGGAGAAATTGAATCGATACTCAGTATTCATCCTGACATACAAGAAAGCGTAGTTATCGCCAGAGAAGACCAACCAGGAAACAAACGCTTAGTAGCCTATCTTGTCTCAAAACTCATCCCAGAACGCTTACATTATGTTAAAGCTTGTCAACTCGAAATCAAGGGCAAAACCTACCCAGTGGAAAGCGAAGACTTCTCGGTTGGGGGAATGGGATTAGGAAAAATTCCGGTTGAATTAGGCATTAATGACCCCGTAAAAGTCCAGATTCAGTTACCCGGACAAGAAAGTCCTAGTTGGCTATCAGGGAAAGTAATCTGGTATCGAGATAATCATGGCGGAATCGAATGGACATTAACCTCACAAGAATCTGAAAGAGTTAAACAAAGCTATCAATTAATCAAAGAAGAATTAGGAGTAATAGCGAGTTTACAGCGCAGTTTAAGCCAAGGATTGCGGGAATATCTCAAAGAGAAATTACCCGATTATATGGTCCCTAGTGCCTTTGTGCTGTTAGAAAAACTGCCTTTAACCCCTAACGGCAAAATTGACCGTAAAGCCTTACCTGCACCGGATTGGAGCAATAGAGGACAAGAAGACTATATCGCACCGCAAACACCTAATCAAGAAATCCTCGCGAGTATTTGGCAAAATGTTTTGCCAAAGGAGAAAATTGGAGTCAAAGACAACTTCTTTGAATTAGGGGGACATTCCCTACTAGCGACACAAGTTATCTCGCGCATCAGAGAAACCTTTAGCCTAGACTTACCCATTAGGAGCGTATTTGAAAATCCGACCCTAGAGGAACTAGCCCAAGAGATAGAAAACAGCCAAAAAGTTGAGATTAACCCGATTATCCCCATCAATCGAGCAGAAAACCTGACCCTATCCTTTGCTCAGCAAAGACTGTGGTTTTTAGACCAACTCGAAGGAGAAAACGCCACCTATAATATTCCTGGAGCCTTGAAACTCGAAGGAAGCCTGAAGATTGAAGCCCTAGAAAAAAGCCTAAACCAGATAATTAAAAGACACGAAAGCCTGAGAACGCGATTTAAGACGGTTAACGGAGAGGCTGTGCAGATTATCGACCCAGAAGGTCAAATTAACCTAAAAATGATCACACTAGAAAGCTTAGACGAATCTGAAAAAAAGAGTCAAACCCAGAGTCTAATTAAACAAGAAGCAGAAAAACCCTTTAACTTGAGTCAAGACAGACTAATACGAGCCAGCTTAATCAAATTAGGCAGCGAAAGCCACATCTTGCTGATTACCATGCACCATATCATCTCTGATGGCTGGTCAATGGGAGTCTTCGTGCAAGAATTAACTAGCTGCTACTCAGGCTATGGTCAAGGAAAAGAAACCCAATTAAAGCCCTTAAGCATACAATACGCCGACTTTGCCGTGTGGCAAAGAGAATGGCTCTGCGGAGAAAACTTACAAAAGCAACTCAATTATTGGAAAAAGAAACTAACAGGATTACCGCCCTTAATAGAACTCCCAACAGACCATCCAAGACCCCCTATTCAAAGTTTTCAAGGGTCACATATTAGCTTTAATCTTACCTCAGAAATGAGTGAGAAGCTTAAACAAATGAGTCAACAAACAGGAGTCACCCTATTTATGACCCTGTTAACAGCTTTTAGTATCTTATTATCGAGGTATTCAAGACAAGAAGACATCGCCATTGGTTCACCGATTGCGAACAGAAACCGAGCCGAAATAGAGCCATTAATCGGGTTTTTTGTCAACACTTTAGTAATGAGAGTAAATCTAGAAGACAATCCTACAGTAGAAGAACTGCTGAAACAGGTAAGAAAAACTTGTTTAGAAGCTTACTCCCATCAAGACGTACCCTTTGAGAAATTAGTCGAAGAAGTCAAACCCGAAAGAAACATGAGTCACAGTCCTCTGTTTCAGGTGATGTTTGTGCTGCAAAATGCGCCAGATGAGGAATTAAGCTTACCTGGATTAACAGTATCCCCTGTAGAAATCGAATACAATATTGCCAAATTTGACTTAACGTTATCCATGGCAGAAACGGAGAAAGGACTAGCCGGAGATTGGGAATATAATACGGACTTATTTGAGAGAAAGACCATCGAAAGGATGATAGGACATTTCCAAGTCCTGTTAGAAGGAATAGTTAATCATCCTCAAGAGAAAATTGGTCAATTACCCCTATTAACTGAAGCAGAAAAACAACAAATCTTAGGAGAATGGAATGATACCAAAGCAGATTATCCGAAAGAGAAATGTATTCATCAATTATTTGAAGAACAAGTAGAAAGAACCCCTGATGCAGTAGCCGTGGTTTATGAAGACCAACAATTAACCTATCTTCAACTCAATCAAAAAGCCAATCAGTTAGCACATTATCTAATTAAATTCGGAGTTAAACCTGATACCTTAGTCGGGATATGCGTTGAGCGTTCATTGGAGATGGTGATGGGGTTATTGGGGATATTAAAAGCGGGAGGAGCCTATGTTCCTATTGACCCCAATTATCCAGCAGAACGCATTGAATATATGTTGAAGGATTCTGCCGTTTCAATTTTATTGACTCAGGAAAGATTAGTCAAAGAGTTACCTGAGACTCAAGCTCAGATGATTTGTTTGGATAAAGATTGGTTGACCATTTCTCAAGAAAATCCTAATAACTGTTTATCTCAAGTTAATGCCAAAAATCTGGCTTATATCATTTATACTTCAGGTTCAACAGGCAACCCTAAAGGGGTGATGATTGAGCATAATTCTTTAGTTAATTTCAGAACAACAGCCATTGAAAAATATCAATTTACTGTTGAAGATCGAATTTTACAATTTTCTTCTATTAGTTTTGATGCAGCTAGTGAAGAAATTTATCCATGTTTAACAATAGGAGCAACTTTAGTGTTGCGAACTCAAGAAATACTCACTGGTGGAATTGGATTATTAGAACAATGTAGAAAGTGTCAACTAACTATACTAGATTTGCCAACAGCTTTTTGGTATCAAATTGTTTCTGAATTATCTATGACAAAGAATCGCTTTCCCGAAACATTGCGATTGATCATTGTTGGAGGAGAAGCAGTTACTACCGAGCACATACAAACTTGGATAGCTTGGACTGAAAATACCCCTCAATTAGTTAATAGTTATGGCCCCACTGAAGCTACAGTCGTTTCTACAATATGGTTATTAGAATCTTCAGAAGTAGGCTTATCAGTTCCTATTGGCCGTCCTTTAGCCAATATTCAGACTTATATTCTAGACCCCAACCTCAAACCAGTTCCCATAGGAGTCGCAGGAGAACTGCACATCGGAGGAGATGGACTTGCCAGAGGCTACCTCAACCGACCCGAATTAACCGCCGAGAAATTCATCCCTAATCCCTTCGACCCGACCCGACAGTCAAAACTCTACAAAAGCGGAGACTTATGCCGCTATTCACCCGATGGCAACATCGAATACATCGGAAGAATCGACCATCAAGTCAAAATCCGAGGATTTAGAATCGAACTTGGAGAAATCGAATCCTTACTCAGCACCCATCCTGAGATTCGAGAAAGCGTGGTTATCCTCAGAGAACACGAACCTGGCAATAAGAGATTAGTCGCCTATCTTGTTTCAAACCTAATCCCAGAACGCTTACATTATGCTAAACCTTGTCAACTCGAAATTAACAGCAGAAGTTACTCAGTCCAAAGCGAAGACTTCTCGGTTGGGGGGATGGGATTAGCCAAAATTCCGGTTGAATTAGGCATTAATGACCCTGTAAAAGTCCAGATTCAGTTACCCGGACAAGAAACTCCTAGGTGGCTATCAGGGAAAGTAATCTGGTATCGAGACAGACATACAGGAATCGAATGGATATTAACTCCAGCAGAGAAAAAAATAGTCGAACAAAGCTATCAATTACTCAAAGAAGAGTTAGGGATAATGGCTACCCTACAGCGCAGTTTAAGCCAAGGATTGCGGCGATATCTCAAAGAAAAGCTACCTGACTACATGATACCCAGTGCCTTTGTCTTGTTAGAAAAACTCCCTTTAACTCCTAACGGTAAAATTGATAGAAAAGCCTTACCTGCCCCCGATTGGTCAGGACGAAGAAACGAAAAAGATTTTGTGATACCTAGTAGTCCAATAGAAGAGGTTTTAGCAACAATTTGGCGAGAAATTCTTAAAGTTGAACAAATCAGTATGAATGATAATTTCTTTGAACTAGGAGGGCATTCTTTATTGGCAACTCAAATTATGTCTAGAATCAGAGATAAATTTAACATACAAATGGCTCTGCGTCAAATTTTTGAATCTCCAACTATTGCAGAATTAGCTCAAGTTGTTGAAACACTACAAACTCAAGAAGTTGAAATTAAAGTTCCTGCCATAACTCCTGTTTCTCGTCAAGTAAGACGAATCAAACGAGCTAGTTTAGAGTCAAGTTAA